From a single Paraburkholderia sp. D15 genomic region:
- a CDS encoding outer membrane lipoprotein carrier protein LolA produces the protein MSLRRVTRSGAIVLAALGVQAGVAWPVSAMAAAAQTGEAPPAAQAAHATPSSTAGNPALVSQIAAHLAQARGVRAQFTQTQTLAAMKQPLVSTGSLLFYRERGVIWQIDTPYKATYVITDAGVTEVDATGHRVNSHGAQGARGVAQVSKMMRAMLGGDLSALYSQFDVQAEGSAAQWRMRLTPNQPQIAQSIKGLEMSGGDYLQSLRITLASGDVTKLDFAKSAAVSELTPAERALLGAP, from the coding sequence ATGAGCTTGCGCAGGGTGACGCGTAGCGGTGCGATCGTGCTGGCGGCGCTGGGCGTGCAGGCTGGCGTCGCGTGGCCGGTGTCCGCGATGGCAGCGGCGGCGCAGACTGGGGAAGCGCCGCCAGCCGCGCAGGCCGCGCACGCAACGCCGTCGTCGACAGCGGGCAACCCCGCGCTCGTCTCGCAGATCGCCGCGCATCTCGCACAGGCCAGGGGCGTGCGCGCGCAATTCACGCAGACGCAGACGCTCGCGGCGATGAAGCAGCCGCTCGTCAGCACGGGCTCGCTGCTGTTCTATCGCGAACGCGGCGTGATCTGGCAGATCGACACGCCGTACAAAGCCACTTATGTGATCACCGACGCGGGCGTGACGGAAGTCGACGCGACCGGTCATCGCGTGAACTCGCACGGCGCCCAGGGTGCGCGCGGCGTCGCGCAGGTATCGAAGATGATGCGCGCGATGCTCGGCGGCGATCTGTCCGCGCTGTACTCGCAGTTCGACGTGCAGGCCGAAGGCAGCGCCGCGCAGTGGCGCATGCGCCTCACGCCCAACCAGCCGCAGATCGCGCAGTCGATCAAGGGCCTGGAGATGAGCGGCGGCGACTATCTGCAAAGCCTGCGCATCACGCTGGCGAGCGGCGACGTGACGAAGCTCGACTTCGCGAAGAGCGCGGCGGTTTCCGAACTCACGCCGGCCGAGCGCGCTCTGCTCGGAGCGCCTTGA
- a CDS encoding DUF4136 domain-containing protein: protein MTFNRWTRRAALLLASLTVLLSGCTTYVTTQVTAFSDWSGNDASRTYAFTRPADKQNNLELTTYERIVANELATHAFREVDTAQAHYLVGLSYGIRSDMVTVAQPVYYNPWPAPYFGRPFDPWGPWGPWGPFPDAYVNQSYPVFTHLLGVRITDRATGKEVYNVTARNQGEESSLVRAMPYLARSALADFPLGNGVVHTVKIPLVKNGGVPNEVAATPMAAPATPASAAKVVQ from the coding sequence ATGACATTCAACCGATGGACCCGTCGCGCCGCGCTGCTGCTGGCGTCGCTAACCGTGCTGCTGTCCGGCTGCACGACCTATGTGACCACCCAGGTCACGGCCTTCTCGGACTGGAGCGGCAACGACGCGAGCCGTACCTACGCGTTCACGCGCCCGGCGGACAAGCAGAACAATCTGGAACTGACCACCTACGAGCGCATCGTCGCCAACGAACTCGCCACGCATGCGTTCCGCGAGGTCGATACCGCGCAGGCGCATTACCTGGTCGGCTTGTCCTACGGGATTCGCTCGGACATGGTGACGGTCGCGCAACCGGTGTACTACAACCCGTGGCCGGCGCCGTACTTCGGGCGGCCGTTCGACCCGTGGGGCCCTTGGGGTCCGTGGGGGCCGTTCCCGGATGCTTACGTGAACCAGAGCTATCCGGTCTTCACGCATCTGCTCGGTGTGCGGATCACCGATCGCGCGACCGGCAAGGAGGTCTACAACGTGACCGCGCGCAATCAGGGCGAGGAGTCGTCGCTGGTGCGGGCCATGCCGTATCTGGCGCGCAGTGCGCTGGCCGACTTCCCGCTGGGCAATGGCGTCGTGCATACGGTCAAGATTCCGCTCGTCAAGAACGGCGGCGTGCCGAACGAAGTGGCGGCGACGCCCATGGCAGCGCCTGCGACGCCGGCCTCGGCGGCGAAGGTGGTGCAGTAA
- a CDS encoding lysophospholipid acyltransferase family protein, whose amino-acid sequence MRSRLDYVWRLCATGMAFVVFGVCGVLFSVLVFPLAWLWPHRASRQFAVTTVIHWFFRALVAVLQRIGVMELEVSNVRALRAGGPAIVVANHPTYLDVMVLLSLTPRACCVVKNAHWGNPCFWGIVRSAEYVSNADPAELVEAGARQLTAGYTMIIFPEGTRSPAPNRLHAFSRGFAHMAVKVGAPIVPVLMDCNPPAFTKQMRWYDVPSRAFRMRVNVLDPLGVEQLTAHDATPALAARSVTSAVEAHITQHLFDYGFFKTGN is encoded by the coding sequence ATGCGCTCGCGGCTTGATTACGTGTGGCGTCTCTGCGCGACGGGCATGGCCTTCGTCGTATTCGGCGTATGCGGCGTGCTGTTTTCCGTGCTGGTGTTTCCGCTCGCCTGGCTGTGGCCGCATCGCGCGTCGCGGCAGTTCGCGGTGACCACCGTGATTCACTGGTTTTTCCGCGCGCTGGTCGCGGTGCTGCAACGCATCGGCGTGATGGAGCTGGAAGTGTCGAACGTGCGGGCGTTGCGCGCGGGCGGTCCGGCGATCGTGGTGGCGAACCACCCGACCTATCTCGACGTGATGGTGCTGCTGTCGCTCACGCCGCGCGCCTGTTGCGTGGTGAAGAACGCCCATTGGGGCAACCCGTGTTTCTGGGGCATCGTGCGCTCGGCGGAATACGTGAGCAATGCCGATCCCGCCGAACTCGTCGAGGCCGGCGCGCGCCAACTGACGGCCGGCTACACGATGATCATTTTCCCGGAAGGCACGCGCAGTCCCGCGCCGAACCGGCTGCACGCATTTTCACGCGGTTTCGCGCACATGGCCGTGAAGGTCGGCGCGCCGATCGTGCCGGTGTTGATGGACTGCAATCCTCCCGCCTTCACCAAGCAGATGCGCTGGTACGACGTACCGTCGCGCGCGTTCCGCATGCGCGTGAACGTGCTCGATCCGCTTGGCGTCGAGCAGCTCACCGCGCACGACGCGACCCCGGCTCTCGCTGCGCGCAGCGTGACGAGCGCCGTCGAAGCTCACATTACTCAGCACCTGTTCGATTATGGATTCTTTAAAACTGGAAATTAA
- a CDS encoding beta-ketoacyl synthase chain length factor, which produces MPDLHWTIPVARWSSWPAAASAAPDIGFIEPIVRRRLSTLSRVALKVAHECVAQNEARVVFASRHGELRRTTDILRAISAGEPVSPTAFSLSVLNAMTGVFGIARGDRSAASAISAGAETLGYALLEAHAQYAAQPGAPVLLVYADEPADAAYGTIEDEVQGGALAILLDSTVANGTLTCTVTGGAAQTPAMNDRQAASTPGSAAVTAATQVPGATQVPSATPAASVATETTAASAASFATQSQALQHCLETGHASVWHNAGATWHWSWHALAA; this is translated from the coding sequence ATGCCCGATCTGCACTGGACCATTCCGGTCGCTCGCTGGTCTAGCTGGCCTGCTGCCGCATCTGCCGCACCCGACATCGGCTTCATCGAGCCGATCGTACGGCGTCGTCTCAGCACTCTGTCCCGAGTCGCGCTGAAGGTTGCGCACGAGTGCGTCGCGCAGAACGAGGCGCGCGTGGTGTTCGCGTCGCGGCACGGCGAGTTGCGCCGGACCACGGACATTCTGCGCGCGATCAGCGCGGGCGAACCGGTCTCGCCGACCGCCTTCAGTCTGTCGGTGCTCAACGCGATGACCGGCGTGTTCGGCATCGCGCGCGGCGACCGCTCCGCGGCCAGCGCGATTTCGGCGGGCGCGGAAACGCTCGGCTATGCGCTGCTCGAAGCGCACGCGCAATACGCGGCGCAACCCGGCGCGCCGGTGCTGCTCGTCTATGCCGACGAACCGGCCGACGCCGCGTACGGCACCATCGAAGACGAAGTGCAGGGCGGCGCGCTCGCCATCCTGCTGGATAGCACGGTGGCGAACGGAACGCTGACCTGCACGGTGACCGGCGGCGCTGCGCAGACCCCGGCGATGAACGACCGGCAAGCCGCGAGCACTCCGGGTTCAGCGGCGGTAACGGCCGCAACTCAGGTGCCGGGCGCAACTCAGGTGCCGAGCGCAACTCCCGCAGCGAGCGTTGCGACGGAAACGACCGCTGCGAGCGCCGCCTCCTTCGCGACGCAAAGCCAGGCATTGCAGCACTGCCTCGAAACCGGCCACGCATCTGTCTGGCACAACGCGGGCGCCACCTGGCACTGGAGCTGGCATGCGCTCGCGGCTTGA
- a CDS encoding glycosyltransferase family 2 protein, with protein MKFAACIVIPIYNHKDAIGTTVAHLAVHGLPLFVVDDGSDAATQQVLAELARQYADQLTLLRLPVNGGKGAAVMAGLRAAYRAGYTHVLQIDADGQHDATDVPRFLDAARAEPGAVILGRPVYDESVPKARLYGRYLTHVWVWIETLSLTIRDSMCGFRLYPLALACELIDSVRLPTRMDFDIEILVRLYWRRAAFRAIPTRVTYAFDGVSHFDVLWDNVRISRSHTRLVFGMLWRLPMLLAHKFMPRRGVLAEAHTQGQTQPQTQPQPHSHADRGAGSEPDTQASAGQQDWWRIAERGSHLGMSLLALSCKLFGRRFTALWLHPIVAYFLLTGRAAREASGNYFRHLNAAAPHGDTPRPGWLSAYRHMLAFAQSGFDKLAAWSGRVGNADVKFEDPSAFQALAASGKGALVIGAHLGNLEMTRALAAQGAYAKVTAVVYTEHARRFNSVLASANSEFARHLLEVRDFGPETAMLMQERVDAGELLVIVGDRVPAHEAGRTTEARFLGATAPFAQGPYVLAHALGCPVYLFFCLKEQDGYRLYFEPFAERIDLPRRDRAQHLAAWAQRYAARLEHYCRKAPYQWFNFFDFWASPKRGANGRT; from the coding sequence ATGAAGTTCGCCGCGTGCATCGTCATTCCGATCTACAACCACAAGGACGCGATCGGCACGACCGTCGCGCATCTCGCGGTGCACGGTCTGCCATTGTTCGTCGTCGACGACGGCAGCGACGCCGCGACCCAGCAGGTGCTCGCGGAACTCGCGCGGCAGTACGCGGACCAGTTGACGCTGCTGCGTCTGCCGGTCAACGGCGGCAAGGGCGCGGCGGTGATGGCGGGCCTGCGCGCCGCGTATCGCGCCGGCTACACGCACGTCTTGCAGATCGACGCCGACGGTCAGCACGACGCGACAGATGTGCCGCGTTTTCTCGATGCCGCGCGCGCCGAACCGGGCGCGGTGATTCTCGGCCGCCCGGTCTACGACGAAAGCGTGCCGAAGGCGCGTCTCTATGGCCGCTATCTGACGCACGTGTGGGTGTGGATCGAAACGCTGTCGCTGACGATCCGCGATTCGATGTGCGGGTTCCGGCTGTATCCGCTCGCTCTGGCGTGCGAGTTGATCGACAGCGTGCGCCTGCCGACGCGCATGGATTTCGACATCGAAATTCTGGTGCGGCTGTACTGGCGGCGCGCGGCGTTCCGCGCCATTCCGACCCGCGTGACCTACGCGTTCGACGGCGTGTCGCACTTCGACGTGCTGTGGGACAACGTGCGCATCAGCCGCAGTCATACGCGGCTCGTGTTCGGCATGCTGTGGCGTCTGCCGATGCTGCTCGCGCACAAGTTCATGCCGCGCCGTGGCGTGCTTGCAGAGGCGCATACGCAGGGTCAAACCCAACCTCAAACCCAACCTCAGCCGCACTCGCACGCCGATCGCGGCGCCGGCAGCGAACCCGATACCCAGGCGAGCGCCGGCCAGCAGGACTGGTGGCGCATCGCCGAACGCGGCAGCCACCTCGGCATGTCCTTGCTCGCGCTGAGTTGCAAGCTGTTCGGCCGGCGCTTCACCGCGCTGTGGCTGCATCCGATCGTCGCGTATTTTCTGTTGACGGGCCGCGCGGCACGCGAGGCGTCGGGCAACTACTTCCGGCATCTGAACGCAGCCGCGCCGCACGGCGATACGCCGCGTCCCGGCTGGCTGTCCGCCTATCGCCACATGCTGGCGTTCGCGCAGTCGGGCTTCGACAAGCTCGCGGCGTGGTCGGGCCGCGTCGGCAACGCCGACGTCAAGTTCGAGGACCCGTCGGCCTTCCAGGCGCTGGCCGCGAGCGGCAAGGGCGCGCTCGTGATCGGCGCGCATCTCGGCAATCTGGAAATGACCCGCGCACTCGCCGCGCAGGGCGCCTATGCAAAAGTCACCGCGGTCGTCTACACCGAACACGCGCGGCGTTTCAACAGCGTGCTGGCGTCGGCGAACAGCGAGTTCGCGCGCCACCTGCTCGAAGTGCGCGACTTCGGTCCGGAGACCGCGATGCTGATGCAGGAGCGCGTCGATGCCGGCGAACTGCTGGTGATCGTCGGCGACCGCGTGCCCGCGCACGAAGCGGGCCGTACCACCGAGGCGCGCTTTCTCGGCGCGACCGCGCCGTTCGCGCAAGGCCCCTATGTGCTCGCGCATGCGTTGGGCTGCCCGGTCTATCTGTTTTTCTGTCTGAAAGAGCAGGACGGTTACCGTCTGTACTTCGAGCCGTTCGCCGAGCGTATCGACCTGCCGCGCCGCGACCGCGCACAGCACCTCGCGGCATGGGCGCAGCGTTACGCCGCACGGCTCGAACACTATTGCCGCAAGGCCCCCTACCAATGGTTCAACTTCTTCGATTTCTGGGCCAGCCCCAAGCGAGGCGCGAATGGCCGAACATGA
- a CDS encoding phosphopantetheine-binding protein → MDSLKLEIKQLLIEALDLEDLSPADIDDDAPLFDTDGIGLDSIDALEIGIVLRKQYQLTIAANDERTREHFRSISTLAALVASQREAAHAVNETTRKGE, encoded by the coding sequence ATGGATTCTTTAAAACTGGAAATTAAACAGCTTCTGATCGAGGCGCTCGATCTGGAAGACCTGAGCCCCGCCGATATCGACGACGACGCCCCGTTGTTCGATACCGACGGCATCGGGCTCGATTCGATCGATGCGCTCGAAATCGGCATCGTGCTGCGCAAACAATACCAACTGACCATTGCAGCGAACGACGAACGCACGCGCGAACATTTCCGTTCGATCAGCACCCTGGCCGCGCTCGTCGCGAGTCAGCGCGAAGCGGCCCACGCTGTGAACGAAACCACCAGAAAAGGGGAATAA
- a CDS encoding aromatic amino acid ammonia-lyase, producing the protein MAEHDLIDTPADGVPLQSNANAAANAAPNAAANTVASAQDAVVIGARKLSIEEVVAIARQRVPVALSADPAWRARIQRGADFLRRHLAAGATVYGVNTGYGDACVVDVPMELVEALPLQLTRYHGCGMGQYLDDAQTLAVIAARLNSLAYGFSGVRPVLLERLADLINHRVLPRIPAEGSVGASGDLTPLSYVAAALAGERDVLFEGQLRDVRDVWQELGQAPLTLAPKEGLALMNGTAVMTGLACLAFARADHLTRLTARLTALCTVALDGRAAHFDAMLFEAKPHVGQAEAAAWIRDDLTGRDDTPGHRLQDRYSIRCAPHVIGVARDALSWVRRDVENELNSANDNPLIDPDNERVLHGGNFYGGHIAFAMDSLKVAVANLADLMDRQLALLVDVNFNNGLPRNLTGAAPARAPINHGFKAVQISSSAWTAEALKNTMPASVFSRSTEAHNQDKVSMGTIAARDCLRVLELTEQVAAAHTLATVQAARLRLRIDGDTPVPAPLQGFMERVSALSPFVDEDRALEHELRALTARIAACDLLHDYTGAQA; encoded by the coding sequence ATGGCCGAACATGATCTGATCGACACGCCGGCGGACGGCGTACCTCTGCAGTCGAACGCGAACGCAGCAGCGAACGCAGCGCCAAACGCAGCGGCAAACACCGTGGCGAGCGCACAGGACGCCGTCGTGATCGGCGCACGCAAGCTGTCGATCGAAGAGGTCGTGGCGATTGCGCGGCAGCGCGTGCCGGTCGCGTTGAGCGCCGATCCGGCATGGCGCGCGCGCATCCAGCGCGGCGCGGATTTCCTGCGCCGTCATCTGGCCGCCGGCGCGACCGTCTACGGCGTGAACACCGGTTACGGCGACGCGTGCGTGGTCGACGTGCCGATGGAGCTGGTCGAAGCGTTGCCGCTGCAACTCACGCGCTACCACGGTTGCGGCATGGGCCAATACCTCGACGACGCGCAGACGCTCGCGGTGATCGCCGCGCGTCTGAATTCGCTCGCGTACGGTTTTTCCGGCGTGCGTCCGGTGCTGCTCGAACGGCTCGCCGATCTGATCAATCATCGCGTGTTGCCGCGCATTCCGGCGGAAGGCTCGGTCGGCGCGAGCGGCGATCTGACGCCGCTGTCGTATGTGGCCGCCGCGCTGGCGGGCGAGCGCGACGTGCTGTTCGAAGGCCAGTTGCGCGACGTGCGCGACGTCTGGCAGGAACTCGGCCAGGCGCCGCTCACGCTGGCGCCGAAGGAAGGTCTCGCGCTGATGAACGGCACGGCGGTGATGACCGGCCTCGCGTGTCTCGCGTTCGCGCGCGCCGATCATCTGACGCGGCTGACCGCGCGTCTCACGGCGCTGTGCACGGTGGCGCTCGACGGCCGCGCCGCGCACTTCGACGCGATGCTGTTCGAAGCGAAGCCGCACGTGGGCCAGGCCGAAGCGGCCGCATGGATTCGCGACGATCTGACGGGCCGCGACGATACGCCGGGCCACCGTTTGCAGGACCGCTATTCGATTCGCTGCGCGCCGCATGTGATCGGCGTGGCGCGCGACGCGCTCAGCTGGGTGCGTCGCGACGTCGAGAACGAACTGAACAGCGCGAACGACAATCCGCTGATCGATCCCGACAACGAACGCGTGCTGCACGGCGGCAACTTCTACGGCGGCCATATCGCATTCGCGATGGATTCGCTGAAGGTCGCCGTCGCCAATCTGGCGGATCTGATGGATCGCCAGCTCGCCTTGCTGGTCGACGTGAACTTCAACAACGGTTTGCCGCGCAATCTGACGGGCGCGGCGCCCGCGCGCGCGCCGATCAATCACGGCTTCAAGGCGGTGCAGATTTCGTCGTCCGCGTGGACGGCCGAGGCGCTGAAGAACACCATGCCCGCGAGCGTGTTTTCGCGCTCCACCGAGGCGCACAACCAGGACAAGGTCAGCATGGGCACGATCGCCGCGCGCGACTGCCTGCGCGTGCTGGAGTTGACCGAGCAGGTGGCGGCGGCGCACACGCTGGCCACGGTGCAGGCCGCGCGTCTGCGCTTGCGCATCGATGGCGACACGCCGGTGCCCGCGCCGTTGCAAGGCTTCATGGAACGCGTGAGCGCGCTGTCGCCATTCGTCGATGAAGACCGCGCGCTCGAACACGAACTGCGTGCGCTGACCGCGCGGATCGCCGCGTGCGATCTGCTGCACGACTACACGGGAGCGCAGGCATGA
- a CDS encoding TMEM165/GDT1 family protein: MDHAFLISTGAVALAEIGDKTQLLSLVLAARYRKPLPIILGVLTATLVNHACAGALGAWLGTLLTPTIMRWALAASFIGMGLWILVPDKLDDEEANTSRTHFGVFGATVVTFFLAEMGDKTQIATVALAARFHDFFGVVAGTTLGMMIANVPAILLGDRFAHRLPTRVVHGIAAVMFVILGTMALFGIGI; encoded by the coding sequence GTGGATCACGCTTTTCTCATTTCGACCGGCGCGGTCGCGCTCGCCGAGATCGGCGACAAGACGCAACTGCTCTCGCTCGTTCTCGCCGCCCGCTATCGCAAGCCGCTGCCGATCATTCTCGGCGTGCTCACCGCGACCCTCGTCAATCACGCCTGCGCGGGCGCGCTCGGCGCGTGGCTCGGCACGCTGCTGACGCCGACCATCATGCGCTGGGCGCTGGCGGCATCGTTTATCGGCATGGGTTTGTGGATTCTCGTGCCGGACAAGCTCGACGACGAGGAAGCCAACACCAGCCGCACGCACTTCGGCGTGTTCGGCGCGACCGTGGTGACGTTCTTCCTCGCCGAGATGGGCGACAAGACGCAGATCGCGACCGTGGCGCTCGCCGCGCGCTTTCACGATTTCTTCGGCGTGGTGGCCGGCACCACGCTCGGCATGATGATCGCCAATGTGCCGGCGATCCTGCTGGGCGACCGCTTCGCGCATCGGCTGCCGACCAGGGTCGTGCACGGCATCGCCGCCGTGATGTTCGTGATTCTGGGAACCATGGCCTTGTTCGGCATCGGCATATAA
- a CDS encoding thioesterase family protein produces MSEARKLPSASALVEVPFHDVDAMNVCWHGHYLKYFEIGRAALLRTFDYDYREMQASGYLWPIVEAHLKYVRPATYGQQIEVRTQLLEYENRLKIGYEIVDCASGTRLTKGFTIQVAVEAATQELQFVSPPVVFDKLERVWGQ; encoded by the coding sequence ATGAGCGAAGCCCGCAAGCTGCCGAGCGCGAGCGCGTTGGTCGAAGTGCCGTTCCACGACGTCGACGCGATGAACGTGTGCTGGCACGGCCACTATCTGAAGTACTTCGAGATCGGCCGCGCGGCGCTGCTGCGCACCTTCGATTACGACTATCGCGAGATGCAGGCGTCCGGCTATTTGTGGCCGATCGTCGAGGCGCATCTGAAGTACGTGCGGCCGGCTACCTACGGTCAGCAGATCGAAGTGCGCACGCAACTGCTCGAATACGAAAACCGCCTGAAAATAGGCTATGAAATCGTCGATTGCGCGTCGGGCACGCGTCTGACGAAAGGCTTCACGATCCAGGTCGCGGTCGAGGCGGCCACCCAGGAATTGCAGTTCGTGTCGCCGCCCGTGGTGTTCGACAAGCTGGAGCGCGTATGGGGGCAATGA
- a CDS encoding AMP-binding protein, which yields MIALHDVLSAVLDTPGLQTPVCRDARTTLDRAAFRARVAQLIDLLTTRDARRYALCIDDPFDFACTLFALFACGREPVIPANATPGYLADLADAYDAMLTDADLPPFAWRGNDTASAGAASDGAASHEAAEPTPMAAASPHANDVAADAHGTAAPHNARIIDPHAPLTLYTSGSSGTPKPIRKTLAQFNAEVHTLERQWGALAGDATILASVPHHHIYGLLFRVLWPLAAGRAFDREISLEPLHLQTQIARGGATVVVSTPAQLSRWPALPGFAALTPAPRAFFSSGGPLALDAAREYAAAYGAAPFEIYGSTETGGIAWRRQDQTDAWQPVSGIEVRRDEDGALSVRSPHLDHDGWHRTDDQIAVEADGRFRLQGRLDRVLKLDGKRVSLPELEARLARHPFVAQAALVPLEGATRDRVGAVVALTEAGSAALCDEGRVALAKTLRRHLADYFDVVVLPRHWRFRVTLPFDARGKLPVAALAAAFEPRGEGMEVLAETRSGDTLHYDLRVPPSLSHFAGHFPGLPILPGVVQVDWAIRLAADHLPGARAVASVDRLKFMAPVAPGAVLKLTLAHDAERRRVQFSYRLSGRECASGAIHYREHA from the coding sequence ATGATTGCATTGCACGATGTGTTGTCGGCGGTGCTCGATACCCCCGGGTTGCAAACGCCCGTCTGCCGCGACGCGCGCACGACGCTCGACCGCGCCGCATTCCGCGCGCGCGTGGCGCAATTGATCGATCTGCTGACGACGCGCGATGCGCGTCGTTACGCGCTCTGTATCGACGATCCGTTCGATTTCGCCTGCACGCTGTTTGCGCTGTTCGCGTGCGGCAGGGAGCCGGTGATTCCGGCGAACGCGACGCCGGGTTATCTGGCGGATCTCGCCGATGCGTACGACGCGATGCTGACGGATGCGGACTTGCCGCCGTTCGCGTGGCGCGGCAACGACACCGCGAGCGCTGGTGCAGCGAGCGACGGTGCAGCGAGCCACGAGGCCGCCGAGCCGACGCCGATGGCCGCAGCGAGCCCGCACGCAAACGACGTGGCCGCCGACGCGCATGGCACGGCCGCGCCGCACAACGCCCGCATCATCGACCCGCACGCTCCCCTCACGCTCTACACCTCCGGCAGCAGCGGCACGCCGAAGCCGATCCGCAAGACCCTCGCGCAATTCAACGCCGAGGTACACACGCTGGAGCGGCAGTGGGGCGCGCTCGCCGGCGACGCGACGATACTCGCGAGCGTGCCGCATCATCACATTTACGGCCTGCTGTTCCGCGTGCTGTGGCCGCTGGCGGCGGGGCGCGCGTTCGACCGCGAAATCAGCCTCGAACCGCTGCATCTGCAAACGCAGATCGCGCGCGGCGGCGCGACGGTCGTCGTCTCCACGCCCGCGCAACTGTCGCGCTGGCCCGCGTTGCCGGGTTTCGCCGCGTTGACGCCCGCGCCGCGCGCGTTCTTCTCGTCGGGCGGTCCGCTCGCGCTGGACGCCGCGCGGGAATACGCGGCAGCCTACGGCGCCGCGCCGTTCGAAATCTACGGCAGCACGGAAACGGGCGGCATCGCATGGCGTCGTCAGGACCAGACCGATGCGTGGCAGCCGGTGTCCGGCATCGAAGTGCGTCGCGACGAAGACGGCGCGCTGAGCGTGCGTTCGCCGCATCTGGATCACGACGGCTGGCATCGCACCGACGACCAGATCGCCGTCGAGGCGGACGGCCGTTTCCGTCTGCAAGGCCGCCTCGACCGCGTGCTGAAACTGGACGGCAAGCGCGTGTCGTTGCCTGAACTCGAAGCGCGTCTCGCCCGTCATCCGTTCGTCGCGCAGGCGGCGCTCGTGCCGCTCGAAGGCGCGACGCGCGATCGCGTCGGTGCAGTGGTGGCGCTGACCGAAGCGGGCAGCGCGGCGCTGTGCGACGAAGGCCGCGTCGCGCTCGCGAAAACGCTGCGCCGTCATCTCGCCGATTACTTCGACGTGGTGGTGTTGCCGCGTCACTGGCGTTTCCGCGTGACGTTGCCGTTCGACGCGCGCGGCAAGCTGCCGGTCGCGGCGCTCGCGGCGGCCTTCGAGCCGCGCGGCGAGGGCATGGAAGTGCTCGCCGAAACGCGCAGCGGCGACACGCTGCACTACGACCTGCGCGTGCCGCCGTCGCTGTCGCATTTCGCCGGCCATTTCCCGGGCCTGCCGATTCTGCCCGGCGTGGTGCAGGTCGACTGGGCGATCCGCCTCGCGGCCGATCATCTGCCGGGCGCGCGCGCGGTGGCGTCGGTGGACCGGCTGAAGTTCATGGCGCCGGTGGCGCCGGGCGCGGTGCTCAAGCTCACGCTCGCGCACGACGCCGAGCGCCGCCGCGTGCAGTTCAGCTATCGGCTGAGCGGCCGCGAATGCGCGTCCGGCGCGATTCACTACCGGGAGCACGCGTGA
- a CDS encoding acyl carrier protein has protein sequence MSEAEILERIRAIFKENFAIEPERVTPDAHLFEELDLDSIDAVDLAIKLQEMTGRRIKPEEFKSVRTVGDVIGAVESLLAAQG, from the coding sequence GTGTCCGAGGCAGAGATTCTTGAACGCATCCGCGCCATTTTCAAAGAGAACTTCGCGATCGAGCCGGAGCGCGTGACGCCCGACGCGCATCTGTTCGAAGAGCTCGATCTCGACAGCATCGACGCCGTCGACCTGGCGATCAAGCTGCAGGAAATGACCGGCCGCCGCATCAAGCCGGAAGAGTTCAAGTCGGTGCGCACGGTCGGCGACGTGATCGGCGCGGTCGAATCCCTGCTGGCGGCACAAGGCTGA